TAAGGGGAAAATAGATCAGGTTTCCTGGTAAGCTTCCGCAAGCAGCCAAGAATCCTTCATTTTGGTAACTTCCCAATAGAGgtttgcatggattttttttgtttttttaagggtCAGGattgcagaaaacagcagctgagGAGAAGTGTCCAAAAGCAGGATTTCTGTCCTGTGAACAGCTCTTGGGATTTCAACATTTCATTTcaggctgaaagaaaaaaaaaatttaaaaaaaaaacccctcaaaccttTCCATGAGTTATTCAGAATACTCGTTTGGCTGTGTCAAAACTTTCCACTTGCGTTGTATCAAAATGGTTCATCTTGATTTTTATAGTATCTAAAATAATTACCCGAGCGAAATGCTTCCCCCTGTGGATACTGTCCAACAAGCATTTTGGTCGGGCTGTTGTGAGAGCACGAGGGAAATCGTTGATAGCGAATTGAAATGCTTCCGTTATTTCTCACTGAAAACGTTCCTGACATCGATCCGCGTCTGCAAAACTCGTCATCAAATGAGagttttctgctggaaaactgaCCCCGGGAAAATTTTGGCTAATTGAGATGTAAGAACTCACGAGCGTTGCTCGCACCCGCAGGCTGAATGTCGCTCCTGTGTGTCAGATATTGCCacgtttccctttttcctcatttaagTTGTGTTGGGAAGGAGTGAAGGACTCGTAGGAGGGTTGGAGACGAGAGATCGGGAGATCAGAACAGAGAGAAATAGCAAAAGTTGTGgctggaaggaagaagagatggaTGCATCACAGAGGAGCCAAAAAGGTCATAAACCCAaagtgttattttcctttttgcaggtACCTTTAGACATGTGGGGAACCGGCGGCTCTTAGGGGAACGTTGCCTTTTGGTCTCCTAGGAGTAAGGAGGATGGAAGCAGGGAAGCGGCTGGCTCACCCGTGGTGTCGGGAATGCATCTTGCACAGCACCACTGACGGGGGCACTCTCTGCGCCGGACGGGCAACCACTCTCCGGCTGGAGAACGGGCTGTTCGGGAGCTGTAACGACACAGTTCCCACTCAGAACCTCGTCcaagtggagatttttttttttttcctagagaactTTGGGAGGTCTGGCACAGCTGGAGGCAACTTCCAAATACCCATGTCGGGAATAGCCTTGGGTCCAGGGAGCCAAATATGAAATGTGCCAACTTCTGCTGCATCCAGCACTGGGATGGCAGAGCAGGGGAGAGTCCGCGCGTGGGCGCTTGTCCCCCACCGGGAGCCCTGTCACCCCCTGAGGCAGTGAccgtgctgccagccctgcaccgtCTGCTcagcttctcctcttcccccttcccacaGCTCACGAGGGAGCCACTTGTGACCTGCTGGGCAAGATCTACCACAACGGGGAGAGCTTCCAGCCCACCTGCAAGTTGCAGTGCATCTGCATGGACGGGGCCATCGGCTGCATCCCCCTCTGCTCCGACGACCTGCGGCTGCCATCCCCCGAGTGCCCCAACCCCCGGCGGGTGAAGTTTCGCAATAAGTGCTGCGAAGAGTGGATCTGCGAGGAGGGCGGTGAGGAAAACCGCTTCGAAACGGCCATGGCGGGTGAGTggtgggcagaggggacagggccGGGAGCTGTTTGGTTGGGGGATGGGGGTGGATCCAAACTGCCTTTGGACTGGGAGCCCTAAGTCACATCTGGTTGGAACTGGTGGTGGCTCTCACTTTGTGCACCCTCGTGTGAGCACCGAGCGTTGAACACCATTAAGGTGAGACCTTTGTGATGCTGCGGGGAGGTTCGCATCCCATCGGATATCACAGCAGAACTGGCTGGAGCTGGGTCTGCGGTAGGAAATGGCCCCgtgtcctcctcctgctgggagGCTGAGTAGCCCACGGGATGGATCAGACCTTTGCTACTGTTCCTGAAGAGTCAGACCGAGTTGGGAGCAGCCGTGGAGCTGCCACACTTTGGCCCAAGCCCTGAACCTTGCCTTGTGTCTCTTCCGCGCGGCTCAGTTTTCAGGGAGGATCCAGCACGCAAGCCGGAGCTGAATAACCTGCAGGAGAACTGCTTGGTGCAGACCACCGAGTGGAGCGCGTGCTCCAAGAGCTGCGGCATGGGCATCTCTGCCCGGGTCACCAACGACAACCCCCAGTGCCGCCTGGAGAAGGAGACTCGGCTCTGCATGGTCCGTCCCTGCGACTTCCCCATGGAGAAAACCAAGGTACTGGGGcttggggagaggggacacgacACCGGGAGTGCCAGGGACAACCCAGTTAGGTACGTGTCGGGGATGAGCCTGTCTCACAGGGTTTGCTCCGTGCTTCCGCTTTTTCTGTGTCCTACTGCCCAGTGATGAAGATGGAGCGCAGGGCGAGGTGGACCTTTCTGTCCTGTCCTTGTTAACCCATCTGCTCTCTCCCTAGAAGGGGAAGAAGTGTGTGCGGACCCCAAAGCCACGCCAGAGCCTCCACTTTGAGTTTTCGGGCTGCACCAGCACCCATTCCTACCGGCCCAAGTTCTGCGGCAGCTGCACCGACGGCCGCTGCTGCACCCCGTACGTCACCAGCACCGTGGAGGTGGAGTTCCGCTGCCCCGAGGGGGACTTCTTCCAGCGGAAGATGATGTTCATCAAGATGTGCTCCTGCCACTACGACTGCCCCCGAGACAACGACATCTTCCTGGCCACGTATCACCGGAGGATGATTGGAGACCACGTCAAGACAGAGAGGCAGTAGCCCTCTCCGTGCCAGATCCACGGGCCAAGGTGTCAAGAGGGCTCTGCAGCGCTTTCGTGGCTGTGTCCCAGGACGATGCAGCCTCTTCCCCCTCTGTGAGGGGCTGTGCTCTTCAGAACAGCACCGTTCGCCACCAGTGGTCCCAGTGGCCTTGCCAACAAGCCGGGGTGCAGGGGGGAACAGCCCCATCTGCCCCAGGCTCCTGACCCTCACCCGCGGTGGTGCAACGGTCAGCGAAGGAACCAGAAACAGGCTTGAGCTGCAGACTTGATCCATGTTCCCGCTGACCAGACGGGAGAGTGGATCAAAGCCGCGTGGCTCCAGCCTGTCTCCAGCTGAGAGCACAGTGGCTACGAGTCCCTGTGGCCACTGGCCTGCCAAAACCACATGGAGAAcccagagcaggagagaggggaagcCCAGGAGGCCGGAGCTCTGCAGCCGCTTCCCAGCAGAGCGGGGCTCCGCTGCGTGTGGATGCAAACCTCGGTGAGGAAAGCGGTCCTGGCCCCGTGCTGGGCTCCTGCTGagctgttcaattattttttggCTAATTGGATCCAAGAAGTTGGCAAAAGCTCTTCCCCATCCTCGTGCCCACCTTTCACCCTCCCCACGTGCTTTCCCGTCAGCGGCTTTATTCCAGACCACTTGGCTCCTGGAGAGCAGGAGCATCTCTTCGGTGACCCGTTCTCTGCGGCAGCTCAGAGCtgggctgtctttttttttcccccgttaaATTCCTTTCGGCCTGGTGTGCCAGGGAGGGTGACAGCGAAGACAAGGAAATAGCGAGTTGTGTGGTGTCACTGCGGGAGACGGAGCCCCCTGCAGAAGATCTGAGCCCAGGAAGGGGGTTCTTGATAGTGGAAAGGATCCGGCCAGGCTGTCGCTTTGCCTCGGGTTCCCTGGGGCCTCTTCCAGACCCGAGGGGCTCTTCCAGCGTGAACTGGGGGTGAGCCAGGCTGAAACCTGTCCCCTGTGGTGCTGCTCCTGGCAGTTCGTAGCGCCGGGATGTCCTTTTGTCCCTTTGGGTAACGTCTTCAGAAACGGCTccggggtgggagaggggct
Above is a window of Chroicocephalus ridibundus chromosome 19, bChrRid1.1, whole genome shotgun sequence DNA encoding:
- the LOC134525285 gene encoding CCN family member 2-like — its product is MSGTLGTMTWTLFLLLLAPGWVEPQACTYPCQCPSQPLQCPAGTSQVLDACGCCKVCARQLGELCSLQKPCDHHKGLYCDFSKIHRGSGICLAHEGATCDLLGKIYHNGESFQPTCKLQCICMDGAIGCIPLCSDDLRLPSPECPNPRRVKFRNKCCEEWICEEGGEENRFETAMAVFREDPARKPELNNLQENCLVQTTEWSACSKSCGMGISARVTNDNPQCRLEKETRLCMVRPCDFPMEKTKKGKKCVRTPKPRQSLHFEFSGCTSTHSYRPKFCGSCTDGRCCTPYVTSTVEVEFRCPEGDFFQRKMMFIKMCSCHYDCPRDNDIFLATYHRRMIGDHVKTERQ